One Pantanalinema sp. genomic window carries:
- a CDS encoding sugar transferase has translation MNSLLKQDVRHPAPTKLPRRLSRTLYRRLRVAILALLDMGLLAASVVVAHAVRSTLFVTWFGPPSLDLAQRLRLFPVYWVIQALLFSQVGLYGAGDRRRNLLAILKGVSLGALILYLGSRIYPPHAHPSFLVLLWTFSFALVALGRIGIDHLLQALRMGGFALSHSLVIGKDEQAIMLFHRLKRPSYHLLGQVYPGHLKAPMHDGYMGGINHLEAILERHHVHEILLAEDMPARERAEVLDACMKFGVPLRVALSGFTNTTNPIALQTHNGHGVLEVVQPRLRISQFALKRAFDVSATTLGIVALSPFLLLIALAIKLDSPGPVLFKQQRVTVKGRTFWMYKFRSMRVNAEAELDKIVHLNERKDVLMFKMDRDPRVTRLGRLLRRTSLDELPQLINVLRGEMSLVGPRPPLPREVELYSPHHRQRLEVLPGLTGMWQVSGRSDITDFEEVVRLDLSYIRNWSLWLDFQILFKTIPAVLQSRGAR, from the coding sequence ATGAATTCCCTTCTCAAGCAAGACGTCCGCCACCCCGCCCCGACCAAGCTGCCGAGGCGGCTCTCGCGCACCCTGTACCGCAGGCTTCGCGTGGCGATCCTGGCCCTGCTCGACATGGGCCTGCTGGCCGCTTCGGTCGTCGTGGCCCACGCGGTGCGATCCACGCTCTTCGTCACCTGGTTCGGACCCCCGAGCCTCGATCTCGCGCAGCGCCTCAGGCTCTTCCCCGTCTACTGGGTCATCCAGGCCCTGCTCTTCTCGCAGGTCGGGCTCTACGGGGCGGGCGATCGCAGGCGAAACCTCCTCGCCATCCTGAAGGGAGTCTCGCTGGGCGCCCTCATCCTCTACCTGGGCAGCCGCATCTATCCCCCCCACGCCCACCCCAGCTTCCTCGTGCTGCTCTGGACCTTCAGCTTCGCCCTCGTCGCCCTCGGCCGGATCGGCATCGACCACCTGCTTCAAGCCCTGCGCATGGGCGGCTTCGCGCTGAGCCACAGCCTGGTCATCGGGAAGGACGAGCAGGCGATCATGCTCTTCCATCGCCTGAAGCGCCCCTCCTATCACCTGCTGGGGCAGGTCTACCCGGGCCACCTGAAAGCCCCGATGCACGACGGCTACATGGGGGGCATCAATCACCTCGAGGCGATCCTCGAGCGCCATCACGTGCACGAGATCCTCCTGGCCGAGGACATGCCCGCCAGGGAGCGCGCCGAGGTCCTGGACGCGTGCATGAAGTTCGGAGTGCCCCTGCGGGTCGCCCTCTCGGGCTTCACGAACACCACCAACCCGATCGCCCTTCAGACCCACAACGGCCACGGGGTGCTCGAGGTGGTCCAGCCGCGGCTGCGCATCTCCCAGTTCGCGCTCAAGCGCGCCTTCGACGTCTCGGCGACCACCCTCGGCATCGTGGCGCTCAGCCCGTTCCTGCTCCTGATCGCCCTTGCGATCAAGCTCGACTCGCCAGGCCCCGTCCTGTTCAAGCAGCAGCGCGTGACCGTCAAGGGCCGGACCTTCTGGATGTACAAGTTCCGCAGCATGCGCGTGAACGCCGAGGCCGAGCTCGACAAGATCGTCCACCTCAACGAGCGCAAGGACGTCCTCATGTTCAAGATGGATCGCGACCCGCGGGTGACCCGCCTGGGCCGCCTCCTGCGCCGCACCAGCCTGGACGAGCTGCCCCAGCTGATCAACGTCCTGCGCGGCGAGATGAGCCTGGTCGGGCCGCGCCCGCCCCTGCCCCGCGAGGTGGAGCTCTACAGCCCCCACCACCGCCAGCGGCTGGAGGTCCTGCCGGGCCTCACCGGCATGTGGCAGGTCTCGGGGCGCAGCGACATCACCGACTTCGAAGAGGTGGTGCGCCTCGACCTCTCCTACATCCGGAACTGGTCCCTCTGGCTCGACTTCCAGATCCTCTTCAAGACCATCCCCGCGGTGCTCCAGTCCAGGGGCGCCCGCTAG
- a CDS encoding excisionase family DNA-binding protein, whose protein sequence is MSKPAMTEPILAPEQEHDALQGMVKILEFPVRPKLVGPDGTAHELTETVYEVLTNLVALLAAGKAVTVMPYDQELTSQQAADILGVSRPHFIKLLDERKIPYTKTGTHRRIRFVDVLNLKHQRNADRFRGLDELEKLGQDLELY, encoded by the coding sequence ATGAGCAAGCCCGCCATGACGGAACCGATTCTCGCGCCCGAGCAAGAGCACGATGCGCTCCAGGGCATGGTGAAAATCCTTGAGTTCCCGGTGCGCCCCAAGCTCGTGGGCCCGGATGGCACCGCCCATGAGTTGACCGAGACCGTCTACGAGGTGCTCACCAACCTGGTCGCCCTGCTGGCCGCCGGCAAGGCCGTGACGGTCATGCCTTATGATCAGGAGCTCACCTCGCAACAGGCAGCCGATATCCTGGGCGTATCACGGCCCCACTTCATCAAGTTGCTGGACGAGCGAAAGATTCCCTACACCAAGACCGGCACGCACCGGCGAATCAGGTTCGTCGATGTCCTGAACCTCAAGCATCAACGCAACGCGGATCGATTCCGAGGGCTCGACGAGCTCGAGAAGCTCGGCCAGGACCTGGAGCTCTACTGA
- a CDS encoding AbrB/MazE/SpoVT family DNA-binding domain-containing protein, protein MHSTVSKRGQTVVPAELRRKYGIDEGSVLAWVETPQGIRVLPLPADPLKAFRGSGRGLGTVADFLAERQAETAREEETLEPPLRP, encoded by the coding sequence ATGCACTCCACCGTCTCGAAACGCGGCCAGACCGTCGTTCCCGCCGAGCTTCGCCGAAAGTACGGCATCGACGAGGGCAGCGTCCTCGCCTGGGTCGAAACCCCGCAGGGAATCCGCGTGCTCCCGCTCCCGGCGGACCCCCTCAAGGCCTTCCGGGGCAGCGGCCGGGGCCTCGGCACCGTCGCCGACTTCCTCGCCGAGAGGCAGGCCGAGACGGCGAGAGAGGAAGAAACCCTTGAGCCCCCGCTTCGTCCTTGA
- a CDS encoding type II toxin-antitoxin system VapC family toxin encodes MSPRFVLDTSAILALFHDEPGADRVEGIIRDAARQACHVAIAGVSLLEVYYRVYRLKGEEAALEHYLWLRQLPLEVRSDLSERWLLESGRMKARHPMSLADAQIAALAVLLDATLVHKDPEFEPLTDIRQEALPLKPKKG; translated from the coding sequence TTGAGCCCCCGCTTCGTCCTTGACACCTCGGCCATCCTCGCCCTGTTCCACGACGAACCGGGCGCAGATCGCGTCGAGGGGATCATCAGGGACGCCGCCCGGCAAGCCTGCCACGTCGCGATCGCAGGCGTCAGCCTGCTCGAGGTCTATTACCGGGTCTACCGCCTCAAGGGCGAGGAGGCGGCGCTCGAGCACTACCTCTGGCTCCGGCAGTTGCCGCTCGAGGTCCGCTCGGATCTCTCCGAGCGCTGGCTCCTGGAATCAGGTCGCATGAAGGCCCGGCACCCCATGTCGCTCGCGGATGCCCAGATCGCCGCCCTCGCGGTACTGCTCGACGCGACGCTCGTCCACAAGGACCCCGAGTTCGAGCCACTCACGGACATCCGGCAGGAGGCCCTGCCCCTCAAGCCGAAAAAGGGCTGA
- a CDS encoding type II toxin-antitoxin system RelE/ParE family toxin — MSSWTYVFSGVADKQFGPLKKQDQLRIIRALDRLVFELNAPDQPRQSDLKKLSGKANQWRLRAGVYRVRFEQDGHQLLVTVLKVAHRREAYRD; from the coding sequence TTGTCTAGCTGGACGTATGTTTTTTCTGGCGTCGCGGATAAGCAGTTCGGCCCTTTGAAAAAACAGGATCAGCTTCGGATTATCCGGGCGCTCGATCGCCTGGTGTTTGAGCTGAACGCTCCCGATCAGCCTCGACAGTCCGATTTGAAGAAGCTATCAGGCAAGGCAAATCAATGGCGTTTGCGAGCCGGTGTGTATCGTGTTCGATTCGAGCAGGATGGCCACCAGTTACTCGTCACGGTCTTGAAGGTTGCACATCGTCGGGAAGCCTACCGAGATTGA
- a CDS encoding type II toxin-antitoxin system HicA family toxin has translation MNSKQRRTLQAVYETPERPDIAWSDIESLLKACGAVITEGRGSRVRISLRGQLATFHRPHPQRETEKGAVRAMRRFLEQAGISP, from the coding sequence ATGAACAGCAAGCAACGTCGCACCCTTCAAGCCGTCTATGAGACGCCGGAGCGACCGGATATCGCCTGGTCGGATATCGAGTCTCTCCTGAAAGCGTGTGGGGCAGTCATCACCGAAGGTCGCGGTTCACGGGTGCGCATCTCGCTTCGGGGACAGTTGGCGACCTTCCATCGCCCGCATCCGCAACGTGAAACGGAAAAAGGGGCCGTGAGGGCGATGAGGCGCTTTCTGGAGCAAGCGGGGATCTCACCATGA
- a CDS encoding type II toxin-antitoxin system HicB family antitoxin — translation MKPYKGYEAVIDFDDDAGLFYGEVLNLRDVVTFQGTTVEELRQAFRESVDDYLEFCAAEGKEPDKPFSGQFLVRTSPDVHRRISTAAQRAGKSLNAWVAENLATVAERTLAETTYRPKRKQEG, via the coding sequence ATGAAACCTTACAAGGGCTACGAGGCCGTCATCGACTTCGACGACGACGCCGGCCTCTTCTACGGCGAGGTGCTCAACCTCCGAGACGTGGTGACCTTCCAGGGAACGACGGTGGAGGAGCTGCGCCAGGCCTTCCGCGAGTCCGTGGACGACTACCTCGAGTTCTGCGCCGCGGAGGGCAAGGAGCCCGATAAGCCCTTCTCGGGGCAATTCCTCGTCCGCACGAGCCCCGACGTGCACCGCCGGATCTCGACGGCCGCCCAGCGCGCAGGCAAGAGCCTGAACGCCTGGGTCGCCGAGAACCTCGCGACGGTCGCCGAGCGCACCCTCGCGGAAACGACCTACCGACCCAAACGGAAACAAGAAGGCTAA
- a CDS encoding type II toxin-antitoxin system death-on-curing family toxin, whose amino-acid sequence MSESPVYLEVDEVEGLHSRLLELHGGVPGVKSLSLLESAVNRPRFKAHYEGVVTQAGALMFGLAKNHAFNDGNKRIAAVATDVLLQENGREIVCDNDTLASFLERCSEPDWTEEAVVAFLRENVRLLAG is encoded by the coding sequence GTGAGCGAATCTCCTGTTTACCTGGAGGTCGACGAGGTCGAAGGCCTCCATTCGCGCTTGCTGGAGTTGCACGGCGGCGTGCCTGGTGTGAAGAGCCTCTCGTTGCTGGAGAGCGCGGTCAATCGACCGCGCTTCAAGGCCCACTACGAAGGGGTGGTGACTCAGGCAGGGGCCTTGATGTTCGGCCTCGCCAAGAACCACGCCTTCAACGATGGGAACAAGCGAATCGCCGCCGTGGCGACCGACGTGCTCCTCCAGGAGAATGGTCGGGAGATCGTCTGCGACAACGATACGCTGGCGAGTTTCTTGGAGCGATGCAGCGAGCCCGATTGGACCGAAGAAGCGGTAGTTGCTTTTCTCCGAGAGAACGTTCGGCTTCTGGCGGGTTAG
- a CDS encoding AbrB/MazE/SpoVT family DNA-binding domain-containing protein: MPKIAKNGNSLTVALPPAELLALGLKQGDEVMIRRRGSVLELVPVEMRPKLRPSLEKALDRTVEKFGPALERLAK; encoded by the coding sequence ATGCCGAAGATCGCCAAGAACGGAAACTCCCTGACGGTCGCGTTGCCGCCTGCTGAGTTGCTCGCGCTCGGCCTCAAGCAGGGAGACGAGGTCATGATCCGTCGCCGCGGGAGCGTCCTCGAGCTGGTCCCGGTGGAGATGCGGCCCAAGCTGCGTCCGAGCCTGGAGAAGGCTCTGGATCGCACCGTGGAGAAATTCGGCCCTGCCCTGGAGCGGCTCGCTAAGTGA
- the smc gene encoding chromosome segregation protein SMC: MRIKEIEIDNFKSFGKPTKIPFLAGFTAISGPNGSGKSNIIDSVLFCLGLSNSRTMRAEKLTDLININNNRREAKVTIRFGGETEAETIEVARRLRESDNGYQSTYYLNGKACTLTELHDTLAMHNVSPNGYNVVMQGDVTRIVTMTPTERRKIIDEIAGVAEFDSRVNLATKELDKVNEQEDKSALILGEIAERLVQLQSERDHALKYQTIRTERDRLEALTKLSVAWDMRQKIAGLLDVVSAADERQGTIQATIDEAKAVVAARQAEYAELSSAIQQKGEDELLSLQAQLEETKGQIEREKSGREYLEQQKFEADRLERRDLESIERHRAKLEDLAHRQTEAGERKTRHQQDLSGAQKTWQEAHEELSSLYATNEDTAKKGTELRRELNEVKDKYNELWREKVRIEDASHRSGDKLETWKNELATHREAIKGLDKEAIDLQAEVNDYQESIQDYEKERAHIAERYAQAQASVEELSRGTDKARDAYFRADATFKAAGEGSFGRAVEAVLSAGLKGVHGTLAQLGEVDPQYTQALEIAAGAKLRNVVVDDDSVASRGIEILKSNRAGRATFLPLNKLNPPRRLMPTGEPGFIGYAVNLVKFDARYAAAFHFAFGETLVVRDMASARPHIGRYRMVTLEGDLLERSGAMTGGSDGKGSGLRFTASLAKDLEEAKRAFDSAVSKLTHQKAVMEAIAQDAEKAKEQQRHWQDQIRGKQFELQDRTRRLQALKDQILALESQITIEESESEGIEERLEKLQEQLFVFEDRQNQLELEISDIDELLDNERVAELSSLVNSHDFNVKRLEGLINNCEHELKGIQLESESSTEAIAQIQIEVDRRKEEFVTIAQKVANSEETLKACLDKLSALERQRDALRDRIGSLQLERERKAEEVRVAERKVSDRERELERLLEGVSATREQIASLQPQLQAMEDDLWLNGIEPPKEQPAEQSTEELKRQIVRLEGRMRDMEPVNMLAIESFDREAARQADLQEKVSKLREERLTILERIDEIAAQKKASFMKAYDQMAVNFAEIFAELAAGTGHLHLENPEDPFDGGLIIRAQPKDKKMQRLEAMSGGEKSLTALAFLFSFQRYMPAPFYAFDEVDAALDGVNAERLAVMIQKQTTHAQCIVISHRRPMLERSDQTIGISARTDGATRVLGVKWS; the protein is encoded by the coding sequence ATGCGCATCAAAGAGATCGAGATCGACAACTTCAAGAGCTTCGGCAAGCCCACCAAGATCCCCTTCTTGGCGGGCTTCACGGCCATCAGCGGCCCCAACGGCTCGGGCAAGAGCAACATCATCGACTCGGTCCTGTTCTGCCTGGGCCTCTCCAACTCGCGCACCATGCGCGCCGAGAAGCTCACCGACCTCATCAACATCAACAACAACCGCCGCGAGGCCAAGGTCACCATCCGCTTCGGCGGCGAGACCGAGGCCGAGACCATCGAGGTCGCCCGCCGCCTTCGCGAGAGCGACAACGGCTACCAGAGCACCTACTACCTCAACGGCAAGGCCTGCACCCTCACCGAGCTGCACGACACGCTCGCCATGCACAACGTCAGCCCCAACGGCTACAACGTCGTCATGCAGGGGGACGTCACCCGCATCGTCACCATGACCCCCACCGAGCGCCGCAAGATCATCGACGAGATCGCGGGCGTGGCCGAGTTCGACAGCCGCGTCAACCTCGCCACCAAGGAGCTCGACAAGGTCAACGAGCAGGAGGACAAGAGCGCCCTGATCCTCGGCGAGATCGCCGAGCGCCTCGTCCAGCTCCAGAGCGAGCGCGACCACGCCCTCAAGTACCAGACCATCCGCACCGAGCGCGATCGCCTCGAGGCCCTCACCAAGCTCTCGGTCGCCTGGGACATGCGTCAGAAGATCGCGGGCCTCCTGGACGTGGTCTCGGCCGCCGACGAGCGCCAGGGCACCATCCAGGCCACCATCGACGAGGCCAAGGCCGTCGTCGCGGCGCGCCAGGCCGAGTACGCCGAGCTGTCCTCGGCGATCCAGCAGAAGGGCGAGGACGAGCTCCTGAGCCTCCAGGCCCAGCTCGAGGAGACCAAGGGCCAGATCGAGCGCGAGAAGAGCGGCCGCGAGTACCTCGAGCAGCAGAAGTTCGAGGCCGATCGCCTCGAGCGCCGAGATCTCGAGAGCATCGAGCGCCACCGCGCCAAGCTCGAGGACCTCGCGCACCGCCAGACCGAGGCCGGCGAGCGCAAGACGCGCCACCAACAGGACCTGAGCGGCGCCCAGAAGACCTGGCAGGAGGCCCACGAGGAGCTCTCGAGCCTCTACGCGACCAACGAGGACACCGCCAAGAAGGGTACCGAGCTGCGCCGCGAGCTCAACGAGGTCAAGGACAAGTACAACGAGCTGTGGCGCGAGAAGGTCCGCATCGAGGACGCCAGCCACCGCTCGGGCGACAAGCTCGAGACCTGGAAGAACGAGCTGGCGACCCACCGCGAGGCGATCAAGGGCCTCGACAAGGAAGCCATCGACCTGCAGGCCGAGGTCAACGACTACCAGGAGAGCATCCAGGACTACGAGAAGGAGCGCGCGCACATCGCCGAGCGCTACGCCCAGGCCCAGGCCTCGGTCGAAGAGCTGAGCCGCGGAACCGACAAGGCCCGCGACGCCTACTTCCGCGCGGACGCCACCTTCAAGGCCGCCGGGGAGGGCTCCTTCGGCCGCGCCGTCGAGGCGGTCCTCTCGGCCGGGCTCAAGGGCGTGCACGGCACCCTGGCGCAGCTGGGCGAGGTCGATCCCCAGTACACCCAGGCCCTCGAGATCGCGGCCGGCGCCAAGCTGCGCAACGTCGTGGTGGACGACGACAGCGTCGCCTCTCGCGGCATCGAGATCCTCAAGAGCAACCGGGCGGGCCGCGCCACCTTCCTGCCCCTCAACAAGCTCAACCCGCCCAGGCGCCTGATGCCCACCGGCGAACCCGGCTTCATCGGGTACGCCGTCAACCTCGTCAAGTTCGACGCCAGGTACGCCGCCGCCTTCCACTTCGCCTTCGGCGAGACGCTCGTCGTCCGCGACATGGCCAGCGCCCGTCCACACATCGGACGCTACCGCATGGTCACCCTCGAGGGCGACCTGCTGGAGCGCTCGGGTGCCATGACCGGCGGCTCGGACGGCAAGGGGTCGGGCCTGCGCTTCACCGCGAGCCTCGCCAAGGACCTCGAGGAGGCCAAGCGCGCCTTCGACTCGGCCGTCTCCAAGCTGACCCACCAGAAGGCCGTCATGGAGGCGATCGCCCAGGACGCCGAGAAGGCCAAGGAGCAGCAGCGGCACTGGCAGGACCAGATCCGCGGCAAGCAGTTCGAGCTCCAGGACCGCACCCGCAGGCTCCAGGCCCTGAAGGACCAGATCCTTGCCCTCGAGAGCCAGATCACCATCGAGGAGTCCGAGTCCGAGGGGATCGAGGAGCGGCTCGAGAAGCTGCAGGAGCAGCTGTTCGTCTTCGAGGACCGGCAGAACCAGCTGGAGCTCGAGATCTCGGACATCGACGAGCTCCTGGACAACGAGCGGGTCGCGGAGCTTTCGAGCCTGGTCAACAGCCACGACTTCAACGTCAAGCGGCTGGAGGGCCTGATCAACAACTGCGAGCACGAGCTCAAGGGCATCCAGCTCGAGAGCGAAAGCAGCACCGAGGCCATCGCCCAGATCCAGATCGAGGTGGACCGGCGAAAGGAAGAGTTCGTCACCATCGCCCAGAAGGTCGCCAACAGCGAGGAGACCCTCAAGGCCTGCCTGGACAAGCTCAGCGCCCTGGAGCGCCAGCGCGACGCCCTGCGCGATCGCATCGGCAGCCTCCAGCTCGAGCGCGAGCGCAAGGCCGAGGAGGTCCGGGTCGCCGAGCGCAAGGTCAGCGATCGCGAGCGCGAGCTGGAGCGCCTGCTCGAAGGGGTCTCGGCCACCCGCGAGCAGATCGCCTCCCTGCAGCCCCAGCTCCAGGCCATGGAGGACGACCTCTGGCTTAACGGAATCGAGCCGCCAAAGGAGCAGCCCGCCGAGCAGTCCACCGAGGAGCTCAAGCGCCAGATCGTCCGGCTCGAGGGCCGCATGCGCGACATGGAGCCCGTCAACATGCTCGCCATCGAGTCCTTCGACCGCGAGGCGGCGCGCCAGGCCGACCTGCAGGAGAAGGTGAGCAAGCTGCGCGAGGAGCGCCTCACCATCCTCGAACGCATCGACGAGATCGCCGCCCAGAAGAAGGCCAGCTTCATGAAGGCCTACGACCAGATGGCCGTCAACTTCGCCGAGATCTTCGCCGAGCTGGCCGCGGGCACGGGCCACCTCCACCTCGAGAACCCGGAGGATCCCTTCGACGGGGGCCTCATCATCCGCGCGCAGCCAAAGGACAAGAAGATGCAGCGCCTGGAGGCCATGAGCGGCGGCGAGAAGTCCCTGACGGCCCTCGCCTTCCTCTTCTCGTTCCAGCGCTACATGCCCGCCCCCTTCTACGCCTTCGACGAGGTGGACGCGGCCCTGGACGGGGTCAACGCCGAGCGCCTGGCCGTCATGATCCAGAAGCAGACCACCCACGCCCAGTGCATCGTCATCTCGCACCGGCGCCCCATGCTGGAGCGCTCGGACCAGACCATCGGCATCTCGGCGCGCACCGACGGCGCCACGCGGGTCCTGGGGGTCAAATGGAGCTAG
- a CDS encoding segregation/condensation protein A, translated as MELEDANQPEVTPFDIVTSNNKGIEILVELAKSGQIDPWHIDVVDVTDKYLRTLDVTRETDLRLSGRALFYAAVLLRLKSEALEEEEEVEDLFGDDTVDYDDDGDQLVIRPPANILDRAIARRNSAKQPRKRATTLVELIAELQRLEALEREGALSADNAMRRSRSTPEENRQNVINMTHEEDVEGDIEHLSALLGEWLTDSGILTLAGVLDQCPDPRGAFLALLFLDSRGKITLHQDDFYQEVTIHPEETISHGQDRAA; from the coding sequence ATGGAGCTAGAGGACGCGAACCAGCCCGAGGTCACTCCCTTCGACATCGTCACGTCGAACAACAAGGGGATCGAGATCCTGGTCGAGCTCGCCAAGTCCGGCCAGATCGACCCCTGGCACATCGACGTGGTCGACGTGACCGACAAGTACCTCAGGACCCTCGACGTGACCCGGGAGACGGACCTGCGCCTCTCGGGGCGGGCCCTCTTCTACGCCGCGGTCCTGCTGCGCCTCAAGAGCGAGGCCCTGGAGGAGGAAGAGGAGGTCGAGGACCTCTTCGGCGACGACACGGTCGACTACGACGACGACGGCGACCAGCTCGTGATCCGGCCGCCGGCCAACATCCTCGATCGGGCCATCGCGCGGCGCAACAGCGCCAAGCAGCCCCGCAAGCGCGCCACCACCCTGGTGGAACTGATCGCCGAGCTGCAGCGCCTGGAGGCCCTGGAGCGCGAGGGGGCGCTTTCCGCCGACAACGCCATGCGGCGCAGCCGGAGCACCCCGGAGGAGAACCGCCAGAACGTCATCAACATGACCCACGAAGAGGACGTGGAGGGCGACATCGAGCACCTCTCGGCCCTGTTGGGCGAGTGGCTCACGGACAGCGGGATCCTCACCCTCGCGGGCGTGCTCGACCAGTGCCCGGATCCGCGCGGGGCCTTCCTGGCGCTGCTCTTCCTCGATTCGCGTGGTAAGATCACGCTCCACCAAGACGATTTCTACCAGGAAGTCACGATCCATCCGGAGGAGACGATCTCCCATGGCCAAGACCGCGCGGCGTAA